Proteins encoded in a region of the Panicum hallii strain FIL2 chromosome 3, PHallii_v3.1, whole genome shotgun sequence genome:
- the LOC112888153 gene encoding uncharacterized protein LOC112888153, which yields MCTENYDPCYPDQPVVDRYLPVWAKLQAFAAKPAFIWADDAATSSRTALTYSQLDSAVERMARNLLGTLRRGDAVLVLASPGLCLIKLLFACQRAGLTAVPVIPPDPARFGPAHAHLLRAVAQTRPSAAVADARYIDAVTRMAASVAGGESGRLAAMLSRLRWLAVSELERERGSGGPASAAGYVGCGPDDVYLIQYTSGATGVPKPVMVTAGSAAHNVRAARKAYDLCPGSVVVSWLPQYHDCGLMFLLLTVVAGATCVLAAPDAFVRRPRLWLELVTEFRATCTPVPSFALPLVLRRGRSAHGRSLELGSLRNLILINEPIYESCVGEFVQAFGRDGLRATSISPSYGLAENCTFVSTAWRGACSDLPSYMKLLPSARLSPPSFSSGNVGPEIEIAVVDEETGEPLEDGMEGEIWVSSPSNASGYLGHPSASREVFCARVPGRAGACFVRTGDRGVVKGAERYLYVVGRSADVIALDAGGRRRVHAHYVETAAFGSAPDRLRGGCVAAFTTSTTQRSLSQTDVAVVAELQKGSGGDHRVLCDRIREAVWREEGVRVGLVVLVDGGQVPKTTSGKLRRGAAREMLLAGKLRVVFEARYDDGDGSVAGVRGNEGEEMAEASAACSGTDIATAFGSASRRLRLQSFL from the coding sequence AAGCCGGCCTTCATCTGGGCCGACGACGCGGCGACGTCGTCACGCACCGCACTGACCTACTCCCAGCTCGACTCCGCCGTCGAACGCATGGCGCGCAACCTCCTCGGCACGCTCCGCCGGGGCGACGCCGTCCTCGTGCTCGCCTCGCCGGGGCTCTGCCTCATCAAGCTCCTCTTCGCGTGCCAGCGCGCGGGGCTCACGGCGGTGCCCGTCATCCCGCCCGACCCGGCCAGGTTCGgccccgcgcacgcgcacctGCTTCGCGCCGTGGCGCAGACGaggccgagcgccgccgtcgccgacgcGCGCTACATCGACGCCGTCACGAGGATGGCCGCTTCCGTCGCCGGCGGAGAGTCCGGCCGGCTGGCTGCCATGCTGAGCCGCCTGCGCTGGCTGGCCGTCAGCGAGCTGGAGCGGGAACGCGGTAGTGGTGGGCCGGCATCGGCGGCGGGGTACGTGGGCTGCGGGCCGGACGACGTGTACCTGATCCAGTACACCTCCGGCGCGACGGGCGTCCCGAAGCCCGTCATGGTCACCGCGGGCTCGGCGGCCCACAACGTGCGGGCCGCGAGGAAGGCCTACGACCTGTGCCCCGGCAGCGTCGTCGTGTCGTGGCTGCCGCAGTACCACGACTGTGGCCTCATGTTCCTGCTCCTCACCGTCGTCGCCGGTGCCACGTGCGTGCTGGCCGCCCCCGACGCCTTCGTCCGGCGGCCCCGCCTCTGGCTCGAGCTCGTCACCGAGTTCAGGGCGACGTGCACGCCCGTGCCGTCGTTCGCGCTGCCTCTGGTGCTCAGGCGCGGCCGCTCGGCGCACGGACGGTCACTTGAGCTCGGGAGCCTGCGCAACTTGATCCTGATCAACGAGCCCATCTACGAGTCGTGCGTCGGCGAGTTCGTGCAGGCGTTCGGGCGCGACGGGCTGCGCGCCACGTCCATCTCGCCGTCCTACGGCCTCGCCGAGAACTGCACGTTCGTGTCCACCGCGTGGCGGGGCGCGTGCTCTGACCTCCCGTCGTACATGAAGCTTCTGCCATCGGCGAGGCTGTCTCCACCATCGTTTTCCTCGGGTAACGTGGGGCCGGAGATCGAGATCGCCGTCGTGGACGAGGAGACCGGCGAGCCGTTGGAGGACGGCATGGAGGGCGAGATATGGGTGTCCTCGCCGAGCAACGCGTCGGGGTACCTCGGCCACCCGTCGGCGAGCCGCGAGGTGTTCTGCGCGAGGGTGCCGGGGCGGGCCGGCGCGTGCTTCGTGCGCACGGGCGACCGCGGCGTGGTCAAGGGGGCAGAGCGCTACCTGTACGTCGTCGGCCGGAGCGCCGACGTCATCGCGCTCgacgccggcgggcggcgccgcgtgcacgcgcacTACGTCGAGACGGCGGCTTTCGGCAGCGCGCCGGATCGCCTGAGAGGCGGCTGCGTCGCGGCTTTCACGACGTCGACGACACAGCGGTCACTTTCGCAAACCGACGTGGCCGTCGTCGCGGAGCTACAGAAGGGAAGCGGCGGCGATCACAGGGTCCTCTGCGACCGCATAAGGGAAGCAGTATGGCGAGAAGAAGGGGTGAGGGTTGGTTTGGTCGTGCTGGTCGACGGTGGCCAGGTGCCGAAGACGACGTCGGGGAAGCTGCGCCGCGGGGCGGCGAGGGAGATGCTGCTCGCCGGGAAGCTCCGGGTGGTCTTCGAAGCAAGGTACGATGACGGTGACGGCTCGGTAGCTGGGGTAAGAGGAAACGAAGGGGAGGAGATGGCGGAGGCGTCTGCAGCTTGTTCGGGGACTGACATTGCCACCGCCTTTGGGAGCGCGAGCCGCCGTCTACGCTTGCAGTCGTTTCTTTGA